The Vibrio gazogenes DNA segment CATCAACGCCTGACACTCGAAGAGCCGGGGTGTATGACATTCAGTGTCACCGCAAATTTAGAAAACCCGCTTCGTTTCGATGTTTACGAGGAATTTACCGATAAAGCCGCTTTTGAGTATCACCAAAAAAGAGTCAAAGCGTCTCATTGGGGGAAAGTAACCGCCAATGTTGAACGTCACTATGAAATTATTGAAGAGAGGTAACCCCTTTCCAATTCTGCATATGACGCTTTAAAACTCGGTTTATCATCCTTCAATGTGCCAGAAGAAACGCCCAAGGTGGATCACTTTGGGCGTTTTCGTATGAAAGCAAGGTGTCTGGGGCTGATTGACCACCACAAAACCTGCTGGGGCGAATCATGTTAGATTTATTGACAGCTGGGCCAATTTTTATTGGCAAAATTCGTCCACAGCAGCGAGGGCTTGTGTTCCATAAATAACGGCAGGGCCACCTCCCATCAAAATAGCGACATTAATGGTCTCAACAAGCTCTTCTCTGTTGGCGCCGGCTTTCACCGCGGCTTCAACGTGGGAACCAATACAGCCGTCACAGCGAACATTGATCGCAATCGCAACAGCAATCAGTTCTTTGTACTTGGTTTCCATTGCACCGGGCGCAAAGGCAGCTTTGTGAAGGTTTAAGAAAGCGTTAAGCGTATCAGGGCTTTCTTTTCGAAAAGCGGAACCCAATTTGCGTTGTTGTTGGTTAATGGCTGTATAATTTTTATTCATAATTTTACCTCACTGATATATTTGAATTTTATTTACTCTGGCTTGCATATTTCTCCGGCTTTGATTGCTTTGAGTGTATTAAACGAAAGCCACAGAATGAGCAGTGTCAAACATCCGATTAGTGCAATACCAATGTAGAAGCAGGTTGATGACTGGGTTAATTCTGCATATCTAAATAGGGCGACGTTAAAGGCAGCTACCGGGAATGAAAACGCCCATGACGAAAGATAAAACCCGCTTTTTCGAAATTGATTGAGATTGAGTACGAGCAAAATAGCGGTGAATAGTGCAACAGAGATGAGTATTCTGGAAAAAGCAGTCAATTCTGGTACTAGCGCACTATAGGAGACAAACCCAAGAGATGGGGGCGCTAACAATATGAACAGCATCGGTTTAAAACGTGCTGGTAACATTTCATGGAAAATCAAACGGTTGGTAATGATGGTGAATAGCACCATCCAAAACACAATACCGACACCGAAAAAGAACCAGCTTATCTCAATAAAGCCCAGATTCGCACCGGTAATTGGAGCAATGATGTTTCCGACGACCGGGATAAACCAACTCGGGTTAGCGTGCTCTAATCGGTAGTGATCGTGGTGTATCCAGCTATGCATAATCAATAAAGTTAGCGATAACTGAACGATGGCTCCAATCCCCCATAAAACACAGGAAAGGGATTCAAACCGGTGCCAGACGACGGAAAGAAGTAATAGGCTGATTGAGAAAGCAGCAAAGAAATTAATCTTGATCGGGTGTTTCGTTTCTGCAATGACCGCATTGGGAAAATGAATGAGTTTCATCAAATAAAAGCTGCTTACAATTATCATGACAAGACTTGCTAAAGCACTACTCAATGTTGTCACCACAGGAAAGGACATCCCCAGCGCCTTTTGCCATGCGATTGAAAACCCGCTAAGCCCCATCACGATAGAGAACATTGAAATCGGGAAATGTATTAATCGGCTTTCTTTCTTCGCAGAGGATGGTTGGTTTATGGATAAGTCTTTCATATCAAGCCTTTTCATTTATCAGGTTGTCGTAACATCGCACCAACCTCAGATTGTCATGAAGGTCTATCCATGACACGAGTTCACACGCTTTATCGTGAGTCACCGATGATGTGTTCGGTATGATTATTAGATAAATCTAATATACTCCTGTCTGAATGACGTTTTAAGTGGTCAATATGCCAAACTATATTCCTAATACGACAAGTGATTTTTACGAGCCTATGGGCAAGTGATTTCTCGTTCACCACTGGATGAGATGAAACCCCTTTCCAATGCCGCATATGGCGCTTGAATACTCGGTTTATCATTACGACATTTGCCACAAGAAACGCCCAAGGTGAATCACTTTGGGCGTCTTTACAGGGGGCGCTCTTGAAGAGAATTGATACGATAAAAAATCATGGATGCTTAAACAAAATGACACATAACAACTTCATCTTAAAAAATTGATAAATATAGATGCCTCTTATACTATCGGTAGCCTAAACCTGCGTAAAAGGAATGCTTACTGTGTGGTCTTCTCTATTAAGATTTCACCTTATCTGGATGAGCTTATTACTGCTTTCCGGCACGCTTCAGGCTGCCGATTTTTATGTCTCTGATATCAGCGAAACCACCCAAGATGACGCACCGGCCTTAGTGATTCGTTTTACCAGCCCGGTCGATCCGCGAACGGACTTGAGCAAATCAGTTGCTATAACGCCAAATCCTACGACCGGTAATATCTGGATCCCGCAAAATAATGGCCGCCAATGGGTGCTTCCATTTGTTGAACCCAGCACTGAGTACACAATCAAAGTGGATCCTCAGCTTCAATCGGTTGGTGGCGTCACCCTCTCTGAAAAAGACAGCGAAGGTCAGGAGCATCCGTTTGAGCGGACCGTCAAAACCCGAAAAATTGTCCCCGGAGCCAATTTCTCAGACAAAGGCAGCTTCTTGGTTGGCAATATTCAAAACGGTATACCGGTGACTGTGATTAATCAGAAATCGGTAGACTTAGATGTCTTTCGTGTTCGAGATGATGCTTTAGACCGCTTTATTCACGAAACGTCCTTCCAAGGCATGAATAATTACTACCGGCTCCAGCGATTAAAAAAATACGCCGATTTAGTCCACACAGCGCGCTATGACAATGATGCAAAACCCAATCAGCGTAAGACCTACAACTTAAATTTAGACCCGGTTTTAGACAAAAATTCTCCCGGGATTTATGTCGCGGTCATCCGCAAAGCAGGTGACTATGACTATGCCTATGACACGGCAGTTTTTACGATTACTGACATCGGGCTGCATGTCAGAAAGTACCAAGATTCTTTAGTGGTTTACAGCCATTCCATTGCGACTGCAAAGCCGATGGGCAATGTTGATTTACGTTTTTTGTGGCCCAAAACCAAGAAACAAGCCGCACATGACCAAACTGGCAAGACGGCCCTTGACGGCAGCTATCAGTTGGCAACCAATGACTTGCCCAAAGTGGTGGTTGCGCGTCATGGTAACAGTATTTCCTTTCTTAAATTAGACCAAGGTGCGTTGGATCTCTCTGCCTATCCCAATGTGCCGAGCCTGCATCGTCAATATCAGATGTTTATGTACGGGCCTCGTGATTTGTATCGCCCCGGTGAAGCCGTCTCGATCAATCTACTTCTTCGCGATTTTGATGGTCAAAAAGTTGCCGGATTGCCACTCACAGCCAAGCTTTATGATGCTCGTGGAGAACGTAAGAAACAGTTCACCTGGCAACCTGAAAGCACCAATCTCTATCAAACTGGTTTCCAGTTAGATGACAATGCCCCCACAGGGAAGTGGCGTCTTGAGGTCAGCATTAACGATGACTATGTCAATACGTATTGGTTCCAAGTCGAAGACTTTTTGCCGGAAACGCTGACGCTTTCCTTTTACGATGGAGTGCCGAATCAAACGCACTATGCGCCCGTCAGCGGCAGTTTTGAGGTACCGATACAAGCGGATTATCTCTACGGTGCGCCTGCGGCAGGCAATCATGCCGATGCTGTGATTATGGTTTCGCCTGCCACGTCACCATTTCCGGCACTCAAGGATTTTTACTTTGGGTATGCCAAAGAAAAAATCAGCCGTCGAACGTTAAAAACGCCGGCAATTCAGTTGGACCAGACGGGGAAAGGTGCCATCTCAGTGCCTGCGAATTGGTCTAATATTTCCGTGCCATTGCAATACCTTGTCAGTGCCAGTGTTTATGAAAGTGGTGGCCGTCCGGTGACCCGCAATCAACAGGTTATCCAGTTGCCGGACTACGACAAACTGGTTGGGGTTCATCCGTTATTTAAAGGCCGGCCTGCATCCGATGGGACGGTGCAATTTGAGCTGTTAAGTGTCAATCAACAAGGAAAGCCCGTTTCCGACCAACTCAATGTTCGCATGTCTCGCAAGTATCGAGAGTACTTCTGGGAGTATAACGAGTCCCGCGGCTGGTACTGGAATTATAAAAGCCATATTTATGCTGTCGGCAGCGAAAAGGTTGACGTGAAGGGGGATTCAGTCACGGTCGATTTTCCTGTGCAATGGGGGACTTATATTTTAGAAGTCACCTCTGCCTCGGGTGCCAAGACGACGTTTGAGTTTGAGACCGAGTGGAGTTGGGGCAACCAAAACAGCAGCAACATAAAACCTGATATGTTGCAAATGGCCTTAGATAAAGATCACTATGAGCCGGGCGATAGCGCGAAACTTCGTTTGACGAGTCCCATCACAGGCGATGGCATTATCAATGTGGAATCGACCCATGGCGTGCAATACAGCCTGCATCAACAGATCCATAAAGGCGACAATGAAGTCAGTATTGATATTCAAAGGGATTGGAACCGACACGATTTGTATATCACGGCAATGGTATTAACGCCTGCCGACCAAGTGACGGAAGTTGCACCGAAACGTGCATTGGGCATCACGCATTTATCGATAATCCGTCCGGATGCCATTGCAACCGTTGAACTGACCACAAAGGATAAAACGCAACCCAACAAAGCAGTTAATGCGCATATAAATGTCACGAATTTATCCAAACTCGGTGATCAACAGCTGTATGCAACCGTCGCGCTTGTTGATAAAGGCGTGTTGAATATTACACATTATCAACCTCCTCGACCTGAGCAGTACTTCTATGCACCGCGCCGATTCGAGTCAGAATATTTCGATATATACGGCAAGATCATCAATAACCTAGGGTATGACATGATCCGCCAGAAATTTGGGGGGGATGCGTTTGATGAGTCGGATGCAGCACTCAGTCGGGGCGGCAAAAAACCGAAATCCGATGTGCAAATTGTGTCGTTTCTGAGTGAGCCTGTCACCGTGGTGAATGGCGAAGCCGATGTTAGCTTTGAATTACCAAGTTTTAACGGCAAGTTGGAATGGATGGTTGTGGTCTATGGCGACCACAGCTACGGAAGTGCCCACCAAGAAATGATTGTTGCGGACAAGCTGGTCTCTCAAATTGCCATGCCTCGCTTCCTTGCCATGGGCGATAACAGCCAAGTGAATATTGACCTGCATAATCTCTCCGATACCGACCAAACACTTGAGGTCAGTGTGGAAGTCTCGGGGGCTGTCACGAGTGAGGGGTTACAGCAGACGTTAGCGCTTGCCGATAAAGAAAAAACGGTCCTCACGATTCCTGTTACAGGTGCAGATATTGAAGGGCAAGGCGTCATTCAACTGAATGCCAGCAATGGTGATGACATCAATATCACACGCACATGGCGACTGGGTGTCCGGAGCCCTTATCCTTGGGCAACCCATCAATTACGGGCAACGATTGAACCCGGTGCACAGTGGCAGCCGGATGTTGATCTCAGTGAATTGCGAGACAGCAGTGTTCAAGCCATGCTGACGATTTCTAATCGTCCCGCGATCAATTTCACAAGCCAATTCAACAACCTATTGCAATACCCCTATGGTTGTTTAGAGCAAACGACCAGCTCAACTTATCCTTGGTTGTTACTCGATGAAGCGATGGTCAAGAAGTTTGATTTGAATAGCAGTATTGAACAACAGTTTCAGCAGCCGTTTAGCGAAGCGTTCCGTCAAGAACAAATCCAGAAAGGGATTGAAAAGCTCAAGGCGAAACAACTCAGTCAGGGTGGTTTTGGCTATTGGGATGCCAGTAGCTGGGAGTCTCGCTGGGGAACGGTTTACGCGACGGAGTTGTTAATCGATGCACGGAAACAAGGGATTGTCATTGATGACGATATGTTGAAGCGCGCGATCAAACGGTTGACCTTCTTTGTTAACAATAACCCTAAAAGCGAGATGTGGAGCGAAAGCCCGGACTACTATCAATTCTCTTATCGCGCTTACGCTGCCTTTGTCTTAGCAAAAGCCGATGCCATTAGCTTAGGTTTTGTGCGTCGGCTCTACAGTCAGGCGATGACCAATTACGAAGGTGAGGGGGATTCCAAACCAATCAGGCTCGATCAGTCTGGTCTTGCCTGGATGCACTTAGCGGGCGCATTGCAGCAGTTAAATGACACCGCCAGAGCCCAAAAGGCACTTGAACTGACCCTCAAAATTGAGCGTAAACCGAATGCGTATTACCGGGATTATGGCTCTGTTGTGCGCGATCAGGCGTTAAGTCTTGCTGTCGCTCTGGAAATCGGGCTAGATGACGGTACACTCGCAGATCAAATGATCAATAGCCTGCACAACAAGCGTTGGTTCAGTACCCAAGAGCGGATTGCCCTGTTAAAAGTCGCTCGCCAATATGCGAACAAAACCAGTCGTTGGGATGCCACTATCCAGTTATCATCGAGTGAACA contains these protein-coding regions:
- a CDS encoding carboxymuconolactone decarboxylase family protein, producing the protein MNKNYTAINQQQRKLGSAFRKESPDTLNAFLNLHKAAFAPGAMETKYKELIAVAIAINVRCDGCIGSHVEAAVKAGANREELVETINVAILMGGGPAVIYGTQALAAVDEFCQ
- a CDS encoding alpha-2-macroglobulin family protein; amino-acid sequence: MWSSLLRFHLIWMSLLLLSGTLQAADFYVSDISETTQDDAPALVIRFTSPVDPRTDLSKSVAITPNPTTGNIWIPQNNGRQWVLPFVEPSTEYTIKVDPQLQSVGGVTLSEKDSEGQEHPFERTVKTRKIVPGANFSDKGSFLVGNIQNGIPVTVINQKSVDLDVFRVRDDALDRFIHETSFQGMNNYYRLQRLKKYADLVHTARYDNDAKPNQRKTYNLNLDPVLDKNSPGIYVAVIRKAGDYDYAYDTAVFTITDIGLHVRKYQDSLVVYSHSIATAKPMGNVDLRFLWPKTKKQAAHDQTGKTALDGSYQLATNDLPKVVVARHGNSISFLKLDQGALDLSAYPNVPSLHRQYQMFMYGPRDLYRPGEAVSINLLLRDFDGQKVAGLPLTAKLYDARGERKKQFTWQPESTNLYQTGFQLDDNAPTGKWRLEVSINDDYVNTYWFQVEDFLPETLTLSFYDGVPNQTHYAPVSGSFEVPIQADYLYGAPAAGNHADAVIMVSPATSPFPALKDFYFGYAKEKISRRTLKTPAIQLDQTGKGAISVPANWSNISVPLQYLVSASVYESGGRPVTRNQQVIQLPDYDKLVGVHPLFKGRPASDGTVQFELLSVNQQGKPVSDQLNVRMSRKYREYFWEYNESRGWYWNYKSHIYAVGSEKVDVKGDSVTVDFPVQWGTYILEVTSASGAKTTFEFETEWSWGNQNSSNIKPDMLQMALDKDHYEPGDSAKLRLTSPITGDGIINVESTHGVQYSLHQQIHKGDNEVSIDIQRDWNRHDLYITAMVLTPADQVTEVAPKRALGITHLSIIRPDAIATVELTTKDKTQPNKAVNAHINVTNLSKLGDQQLYATVALVDKGVLNITHYQPPRPEQYFYAPRRFESEYFDIYGKIINNLGYDMIRQKFGGDAFDESDAALSRGGKKPKSDVQIVSFLSEPVTVVNGEADVSFELPSFNGKLEWMVVVYGDHSYGSAHQEMIVADKLVSQIAMPRFLAMGDNSQVNIDLHNLSDTDQTLEVSVEVSGAVTSEGLQQTLALADKEKTVLTIPVTGADIEGQGVIQLNASNGDDINITRTWRLGVRSPYPWATHQLRATIEPGAQWQPDVDLSELRDSSVQAMLTISNRPAINFTSQFNNLLQYPYGCLEQTTSSTYPWLLLDEAMVKKFDLNSSIEQQFQQPFSEAFRQEQIQKGIEKLKAKQLSQGGFGYWDASSWESRWGTVYATELLIDARKQGIVIDDDMLKRAIKRLTFFVNNNPKSEMWSESPDYYQFSYRAYAAFVLAKADAISLGFVRRLYSQAMTNYEGEGDSKPIRLDQSGLAWMHLAGALQQLNDTARAQKALELTLKIERKPNAYYRDYGSVVRDQALSLAVALEIGLDDGTLADQMINSLHNKRWFSTQERIALLKVARQYANKTSRWDATIQLSSSEQSLVKTQAFNAVFDADKLRQLKGIIAHDQKLYASLQYQGAPSDIPQPYSEGVSIRRQYYDLAGQPTIPTTLTSGDLVIVELSLATVDDDIRIPDALVVDLLPAGLVLENQNLSNASVDLDSIMIDEKPLGSYFRENHVQHQEYRDDRFVASVSLNHRAVKKLYYLARAVTPGTYQVAPPFVEDMYRPHYRAVGSSLKTLQIQPRE
- a CDS encoding SLAC1 anion channel family protein; amino-acid sequence: MKDLSINQPSSAKKESRLIHFPISMFSIVMGLSGFSIAWQKALGMSFPVVTTLSSALASLVMIIVSSFYLMKLIHFPNAVIAETKHPIKINFFAAFSISLLLLSVVWHRFESLSCVLWGIGAIVQLSLTLLIMHSWIHHDHYRLEHANPSWFIPVVGNIIAPITGANLGFIEISWFFFGVGIVFWMVLFTIITNRLIFHEMLPARFKPMLFILLAPPSLGFVSYSALVPELTAFSRILISVALFTAILLVLNLNQFRKSGFYLSSWAFSFPVAAFNVALFRYAELTQSSTCFYIGIALIGCLTLLILWLSFNTLKAIKAGEICKPE
- a CDS encoding putative quinol monooxygenase, whose protein sequence is MSKIILKGFILVPESALEIVKIELVNHQRLTLEEPGCMTFSVTANLENPLRFDVYEEFTDKAAFEYHQKRVKASHWGKVTANVERHYEIIEER